The genomic segment GTCAGCAAAAGTTCTTGTGGTGTTAatacagaaaaaaacatatttttttttttaaattgacttaCACATCGGTTGACTTAAATTAGTCCTTGAGCATACTGGTCAATTTGTTAAATGTTAGAGCTCTTCACATTgttggaaaaaaaactttttttttttaaagagagtcTCTAACTATTTAAACAATAAGTTATCCTGAATGTACTTTTACACCGAACCTTAAAGAGTTCGCTTGTGAGTATAGAAACTTCACCACCTGTTTACAACATTGCCCTTCTTGGCAGAGACCACCAGGCCAGCGGGGCCAGTTGCCAAGTCTCTTTTGTAATGCTTAATACGTTTCCTGTTCCTTAAATAGAAGGAAAACTCAGCTCCACATCCACCAAAACAAAAGCCATGCACCCAAATCTCTCTGTCACCCTGGGCGGGGGGGCTAGAGCAACCCTTCCCtacaccaccccacccccacaggaGGACAGGCTGTGGCCTTGAAATGCCACAAAAACCTTTTAAGAGCTGCACCCAGGTCTCCCGCCTCTGGAGGTCACAGTCCATGCGTCCCAAGGGGTCACTTTGACATGAGTGGCAGGGacctgggaaggaaggaaggcactgCCCGCTCTAGGTGGCCTCTCTGCCACTTGCATTAatggaggcaaaaaaaaaaaaaatgagatcttCCCCTCGGACCCTAGTCGGCAAAGCGTTGCAGAAGATGCTCGTCCCGCCTCAAGCTGCCCCCCGCGCCTGCCCCGGCGCTGTCCATGAAGCGGTCGCAGGGGAACTCGATGAGATCCGCCTCGCTGAGCGCGCACACCGTGGTGCGCGCCCGGTGCGACTGGAAGCCGGAGAAGTCTGCGGACACGCCGGTGCCCATGGAGCGCAGCGGCCGTCGGGTGGAGTACATGTGCCGCACATGCACCGGCGCCGCGCCTTTCCGCCGGGCCCGCAGCTTCCTCCGCAGCCAGCGCGACGCCCAGGCCGCCAAGGCCAGCAGCACCAGCAGCGCGTTGAGCGCCAGCAAGGCCAAGGTCAGCAGCTGGTAGTCGACGTGGCCCTGCCGGCCCGGCTCGGGCCAGGTGACCAGCCCGGCGCAGTGGTCCCGCGGCGCCACCGGGCACACGCGGCCCCCGAGCACCCCTTCCACGCACACCAGGTAGGGGGTGTCCCCGCGCAGCTCGCGCAGCGTGGCCGAGTCGCTGCGCTCGGGCAGGTAGACGAAGCGGTGGAACTTGGGCTGCTGCCCGAAGCGGTCGAAGAGCAGGCGGAAGCGTGCACCGCCCTGCGGCCGGGGGCTGCGGTGCTCGCGCACGGCCCAGCGCACCAGGGCGCTGTCGGAGCCCACGGCCTCCACGCTCAGGTTGCACAGGATGAACTTGTTGAAGTCGCACGGGTCCGAGACCACAGGCGGCAGGCGGCCCGCGCCGTCGGGCTGCGCGCCGCTCTCCTCCTGCAGCTGCTGTTGCTGTGCGGCCGCGCGCGACCAGGGTTGGCTGCTGGCCCGCGGGGGCTCCGAGCCAGCCGCCGCCTCCAGGGTGGGTGCCCGTTCCCCGCGGGCTGCACCGGCCGGGGTGGGGCGTCCGGGCCTCGGGTGCTTGAGACGGTCTACGGGGGGTGGCGCCGGGGCGGCGGCCTCCGACGCGGAGGGGCCCGGCTGCTGGAGCCCCGGGCCCCGCCGGCTCAGTCTCGGAGCACTGCGGTTGCTCGTGAGCTCTCTGGCGTTCCCGTCGCGGACCACCCCAGGCAGAAGTGGCCCCCGCTGGTGTGCCTGTGGCAGCCGAGGTAGCTGCTCCGGGGGTCCCCTAGCAGGACGTTCCGTCTCCGGGGGTCCCCTAGCAGGGCGCTGCGTCTCCTGGGCAGAGGATGCATCTAGGGCCTCCGCGGTCGGGGATGCAGAGCCAGCCGGCTGCTGGGCGCAAGAGCCGTTCTGCAGCTGCCGGTCCTCCAGGTAATCCAAGTACTTGCCCCTCAGGGCCGGCGGGTGGCGACACTGCACGAAGACCGTGAGCAGCCGGCCCTGCGCGTGCCAGTCCCCCATCCAGCGCTTCAGACCCCGCAGGCGGCAGTCGCAGGTCCAGCCGTTGCCGTCGAGATCCAGCCGGGACAGAGCCGGGCTGGCGGCGAAGATGTCCCCGGAGAGGACGCTCAGGGCGTTGTCGCGCAGGCTGAGCTCGCGCAGCCGGCCCAGGCGGCCGAAGGTCGTGGGGTGCAGCGCCGTCAGCTCGTTGGCGCTCAGGTCCAGCGCCTCCAGGCTCTGCAGAGGCTCCAGCAACGTGGCCGGCAGCTGGCTCAGCCGGTTGCCTTCCAGGCGCAGCTCGCGCAGGGTCCCCAGGCCCCAGAAGGCCTCGGGAGCGAGGTGCGTGAGCCGGTTGCCCTGCAGCGACAGCAGGCCGAGGCGCGGCAGGTGCTGGAAGACGCGCGGCCCGAGGTGCTGCAGGCTGTTGGTGGAGAGGATGAGCGCGGAGAGCGCGCGCAGAGGCGCAAAGGTGGCCGCGTGGCGCAGCGAGGGCTGCAGCTCGTTGTTGGAGAGGTTGAGGAAGCGCAGCTTGCCTAGCTGGGCGAAGGCGTTCTTGCCCAGAAAGCGGATCCGGTTGGCTTCCAGATGCAGGTAGAGCAAGTTGCCCAGCGGCGAGAAGACGGCGTCGGGCAGCGCCCCCAGGGCGTTCCCGTCCAGGCGCAGCTTCACCAGACTCTCCAAGCCCTCGAAGGAGCCGCGGCTCAGCCGGCCGATCTCGTTCCCGTTGGCATAAAGGACGCGCAGTTTGCGCAGCGGCGCCAGCGTGCCCGGAGCGAGCGCCTGCAGGAGGTTATTGCCCAGGTAGAGTTCCTCCAGCCGCGAGAGCTTCTCGAAGGTCTTGGGGTGCAGCCACCGGATCTGGTTGTACTGCAGGTCCAGCCGTCGGAGCTGCCCCAGGCGATGGAAGTCGAAGGCGCTGACGTTGGTTATGAAGTTGCCGCCGAGGCTGTACGTGAGCACGTCCAGGGGAGTCGGCAAAGAGCTGGTCTTGGGCACGGCGCGGAGCCCCCTGTTGGTGCACAGGAGGTGTTGAGGGTGCTGGCAGTCGCAGCGCTCCGGGCACAGGGGCTCGGCCCTCGGGGCGAGCGAGAGACAGCTGCACACCACGAGCCAGAAGCGCGCCGCACGGGCAGCTTCCATCGCCGCCAGCCCCGCGCGCTGCGGCACGGTCGTCCTCTTCGCCCGCAGGCGCCGCGTCTCCTCTGCATTCCCCCTGGCCTCCCCAAGAGTTGCTGAAAGGCCTCCTTCAGACTCCGCTGCGCCGTCCAGCCCCTCCTCCCTTTGTCCAGCGCCTGGACCGGGTCTCCGCAGGCGGCCTTCGCCTTGCCAAGTCAGGCGGCGCGCTGCGCTCCGCGAGCTCGGGGTGCAACTTGTTGCATTTCTGCAGCGAACAGTTGCGAGTTCCTTGGGGTGCGCGTCGGGGGCGTGGGGCAGGTCCTCGGAGGGAGGGATCCTGCAAAACCCGGCGCTTTGTGTTTGCAGCTCGAGGCCGGAGAGCTGGATTCCCTGGCACGGATTCGCTCCACCGAGCGGATTCCCCAGCTGCGCGCGGGAGTCCTTCCAAGAGCTTCCTCGGGGCGCGGCTTGGCtgctgcacccccccccccggagGAGGCTCGGCGGCTCGGCGCCCCACCGCCGCGCCGGACTCCTCGCGCTCTCCCGTCTGAGCCGCGGAGCGCGGGGGGCCCGGGTGGAGCCGGGGGTGGACAGGCTGTGTCCGGAAGGGACCCTCGGGTAGCCTGCGAGTGGCGAGCAAACCCAGCGGAAATTCGTTCTTCCCACACTCTGCACCCCCGGGGGGACgcaagaggagaaagaggagacggcagagggaggacagacccggctgggggaggaggaggaaacgcTAAGTGGCTCCGCGTCTGGTCAGCCAGAGCCCGGGACGCCAAGTGAGAAAAGTAGGGATTAAAAACAGCTGTACGGGTCGGACAGGCTGGACTGTGGGCGTGGGTGGATTATTGGATCCGCGAATGAGAGCTGCAGACAGAGAGACCTTTCTCTTTCAGACTTGCACCCCAGCCTCTTCCACTCATAGTTTCTAGGTCACTTGCGTTTCCAAGTGAGGACCTGCAGAAAGTGGGGAGAGCACCGGGCCTGCTAGAGTACCCCAGGAGATGAAATCATACGCAAAGTCCTCTCCACCTTGTGTGCCTTTTAGAGGGCACCTTCGAACTTTTCTGGCTGTTGATGGGTGAGATGTGGGACTAGTAACCCAGGCCTTGCACCGACCCCCttccccccactccccacccccatctccaCCCCAGTTGTAGGACTCTCAAATCTATTTGCTGAACCTTGCAAGAGAGTTCAGGGGAAACTTAGCACTGGCTCTATCCCTGGGGAACGTCTCCATCAGAGTTAGGCAACTTGTTCCCATGGATTTCCATCTTGGTGGTCTTTGGGGTAGGAGCTGCTGGTGTTTGGATATAGAAGAACCTGCACTGGGAAGAATTGCTATTTTTCTGAGCCCTCTCCTACCTGATGCCTGGGCTTGCAATAATCTTCAAATTCTGGCTCAgctgggaaaatattttcttttatttctcaattGGGAAGGGAGCGTAGCTGGAAATGGGGATGGACAATAGTTGTTAGTTACTATCTGTTCATGACAGCAGTCTGACTGAAGAGAATGACTCCACCCTGACTCCACACACCTGTtcagaaaatgtgaaaaaaaattagaactttgTGTTAAAACTAAAAAGACATTCTCACAATGAGTCTGGCAGTCTAGGAGAAAGGCAAGGCAGGAAGAGGTCAGGTAACAGGTGAGAGGCCGATGGTCTTTTTTGAGAAGGGGAGGGGCTccaaaacagtgctcaggagtcacaggGACCTCACCAGCAATTCTCAACTAACCAGTTGGGAATTCAGTGCCACAAACGTGCTGCTGCTcgccctggatttttttttgttgttgttgtttttgtttttaataatttttattttgaccaaagtggattacaaatctttcacagtaattttaggtacatagtgacattgaatcaggggcattcccaccaccaatattgccctccctccacccttgttcccaggaTCATCCTGTatccccctcctttccctcccccttcccccccccccgcccccccggctgctagtataagtggtcccctatgtgtctagcttgttgtagattgggatcaattctgttgtcgttgactttggatttggtgtttaaatccgatcatttttaatttctactctacatttctacattttaatattaatacaactgtttggtcttggtaccctccattattttcttttcaatttatgaggcagaacaagatagttcaagttatgtggttctgtttgaaggaaagaaaaaatgggggaggCAAAAATTGAATAAGCAAAACacggaggagttcttctagaggctatatatattaatttaagagcagaaagggaaaaagaaataaaaacataacaacaatacaaaaaaaaacccgaaaagcaccacagcaataaaaacaaccaaacaataaccaggatcccaaaataaaaacacaacaaaggaaaaaactgaaaaaaaaaaataaaaaaaaacaacaataacaaaaaataattagtggttcttttttttggcataggcacagtaaaaattggggagattagaaagggcattcccttggcctaagagatacagggtttcttcacccttgaagtatactgtcatgtgaaTAACTATAgtctctgtacatgctcttttactctcctctaaatccttttgtggtgtctggaaacttgctgctcagtcgtggatgataaaatcaggcctctgtaactagagatcttggtattttcacaggtcataggatggagcctaggatggagtctttctttacggttctagaatttctgttccatcactgttgttttaatcagtcttctgtagttgctggtcttgggttttgcacagatcctaggataaagcctaggatagagtctatcattatatttccagaagttctgctcagttgcagttgtctcagtcagacctctagaattagagaatTTGGTTATtatacagatcgtaggccaaaacctagactagggtctttcatattggtcccaggataagttctgcccagtcgtggttgtcacagtcagtcttctgtagttagcaatcttgagGCTTTTGCACGGATCAAAGGATGTccttcttctgatttcatcttatcattaggtggtgagataatacaatctgctcttagatcaagttgttgccatttcctcattatcaggATGCAGGCCCGGTTTTTTTAACTCACATCCAACAATACTTGGGGACCTCCAGAACtgcagccagtgatgctcagaacacTATTGTACTCCTGATcctgtaactgcctctgctcctgtcctttactgggagagaattccggccagcagctttctctcaaccaggacagaaggcagaagacaactacaaataattcgtgagtgttaagctcttttgtgaacacctaaaaaattaagctgtagaagttagtaaaacgctcaAGGTGACATtgccagtcaagaggtttattgagggggagagcagggtttttatgccctgctccagtgggaggagtagtagcataggattgaaacataaaccaatcagatttgtacaagtacaacaattttaaccaatgggagcataaacacattttgatggcgggaaggataaggaggaacctggcgggatgaggggaggggaagcaaattcttaaacaaatagctaattgatatttacgcaaatacaattttttgtttagcctattttccatttaaatctttcttttgtgtaagcaataaggatcataatttacaaaaatatatctgcttgagagcaggcacaaaaacaggttccatggaaaggttaaggaatctggttaagccagattctttgtgctgagctaaatttatttgcagagttttctgttggttcggggctatgcaaactttatggcttgaatcaggcaggcggtggaaaattcattcagagttcctttgatatgtggggtgctcggtctcccacatgATCCTATGATACAAATGACCTTTAATAATCTCAGAATTTGACAGAGATCAGGTGCAGCCTCACTGAACAGTCATATAGGCAAGTTACAGAATTTACTTGCCTACATTCAGACTCATTCTCTGTTTAAAGACCATTGATAGAAAGGTCATTGAATACTGGTGGGTAAGCTGGGATCTTCATACcaaagagatgggtgttgggaAACAAAGTAGTAGGGAGGGAAACATGCTTTCATGGTACAGACTTTGTACTAAGTTCAATGGTGGTCTGCTGTGAGTTTTTCAGTAAAATTTTCCAGTAATGAGATTGAGAAACCAAGTATTTGTctttacaagaagaaagacaaagtgaCCCCGGGAGTTTAATGAGTGGCTCTGGATTCTAGTTCTGTAGGCAGCTACAGGTGCCCTGGTTAAGAGAACTGAATATAACACGTTTTTGTCTAGGGCCCAGAAGCTGTTAAAGTCTTCACTGGTCATGAACAAGGCCAAACCTGGTTCCGATACCACACTTGGTTCtccaagcacctctaggagtgattcttgagcacagaactaggagtattgTACCAGATATGACCTActacaaaatagataaataaatacaaaaaacaaacaaactttgagACCTTGCTTATTGAAGAAAATCCTTATTTTAaacaattactttattataacactttggttacaaagttgtccacaatccatttttttcataattgaaatgtccatgattgaattttagttataTAGAATACAACACCTTTCACTAGTGTGcattattcacagtagccagaatatgaaaacaactcaggtgcccaacaacagatgagtggctgaaaaaaactgtgatacatctacacagtggaatactatgcagctcttaggaaaactgaactcatgaaattttcttatacatggatagatagtattatgctgagcaaaatgaatcatAGAGAAAGGGATAGACtaaataatttcacttatttttggcatataatacaaaataaaatcctCATTGAGAAGATACATTAAGATGTCACTGACTTTCAAGTTGAACCACTGGGGTGGAGTGATACTAAAATGgtaaatggtagggtgtttgcctcgcatacagccaatctaagtttgatccctggcatcccacatagtcacCTAtgtattaccaggagtaatttctgagtacagagccaagagtgagcctaGTGCAATGTCGGGTGTGCCCTGTCCTCaccacccccctaaaaaaatgcAAGTTGATTCACTGGATCTTCCTGGGAAAGAGGTATTGAAGCATTTGCTTTGAGTCCATAGCATTGGGACATGCCAGCAGCCTTACAGAAGGGGTGAGGAGAAAGGTTATAAGCTGAAAGAAATGCAAGAACTCTTCTTCTGACAGTTCCCAGATGTTCGAAGTAGGGAAAGGAAGCATGTTGTCTCAGACGGCCATTAACTTCTGGACTAGTCATTAGTTCCTCTAGGGTTATTTTGTTCCTGTCTAGAAGTCTCTCGCTGAGATTTACAGGGCCAGAGGAGATGACTTAAAGGAGATGGAGCACATGCCTTACATATTCAAGGTCTGGCATCTGAACCCCAACACTCATGTCTCTGAGTTTGGCAGGTGCTGCTGCTGCCACTAGGGAGTCCTTTCTCACACTCTCTGAAGTTATGACTCCTGCAGATGTTATGTACTTTTTAAACGTGTGTTTGGTATTGTATAGTAATTATcacctttaattttttgtttgttttttgggccacacctggtgatgatcaggggttacttctggctatgctcagaaattgctcctgtcttagggtaccatataggatgcctgggattgaattcaggtccatcctgagtcagcccatttgcaaggcaaatgccataccactgcactatcactctaggcCCCACCTTTAATATTTTGGACCATCTTTCACTAGATGATATTTCTACCAGAAGTCCTGAATTGCCGATCAAAATAACATCACACCTGATTTCATGTCAAAAAGCAATTGCTTTTTCATAGCATTCCATTTTCTTGGAGTAATGTGTGTGCCACATGGAGCAAACCATTTCAAGCAGACACCTTGACTTATTTCAAAGCAATATCAGCAATTTCTGATAGATATCATTGCTCTTTTGAGCCAGTGAAAGGATAGGATTTTGAGATCAACAAGTAAAGTGACACacatatgctcacatatatactcatataaattctttcctttttgaaaaagaaaacatttgactgccattttaaaaaaataattcttcccCCCTTTAAAGGCATAACCCAAGTTAATAATAGGTGAGTACTTCAGAGAAAGGGAATCTCATTTTCCTATGTGTGCCACAATGCTTCCTCTGTCACGCTACACATTCAGGTACTTGATTTATTTTCCTCCCATTGTTTCTTTCAGGagttaaaatagtattttgtttGAATTTGGTTTTgcacagaagaagaaaaaaaaaaagcttgtagTGAAGAGCTATAAAACTGAACTATATTTCAACCTTCAAACCGCCGATGCAGTTTTCTACTTGGAATTCTTTCTGCTGGTTATCAGGCAAGATGCATTTAGTGAGAACCAGTGTGTGGAAACTCTGGGATCAGGATGGGAATGCAGTAGCTGATAAGATACAGACGAGGCTTCTGTGTGCACTTGCAGGCAGCGTAGGGGGGAGTCAGGAGCATTGGAAGGCCAAGTGATAGGAGCTGTGTGGTGGGGCAGCAAGGAGCGGAGGAGGGCCAGAACAGGGTAGCCCTCTGCCAAGCTTTGGAGTTGCTGGATTTTACCTGGCTGAAGCTGATTCAGGAATTTAAGGAGTAAATGCCTGTTCTGTGAGCAGGCACATGACTTATGAACCTCTAGAGCATCCATCTGAATCAAATCTATTATTTTTGGATAGCCTGGTTCTGACCATAGTTTTTAAATGCATATTCCCTTATATCccttatatttcttatatcccTCTAAAATTTTAGCAGACATTTAGCATATCTTCACTGTAAACAGCTATATTTTATCCATCTACATTAGTAAAGTAGGTACTAAACAAAGGACCTTCCTAGTCTTGCATTCTACAGCTTCAAAATCCTTGACAGAGGCAACTTGCTGATAAATTATCCAGATATGAGATGGACTTTATTCCCACAGTCATAGTCTAGAGGCATTCCCTATGGTGCCCTACTCTTTGGCCAGGGCATTCTCAGCCCTTCCCTGGCATCTAGTCTTCCTCTGACTGTGTCTTTTCTGGGGATTTCAGGCTTCCAAAGGAGGGTGCTCTCTCATACCCCATACTTCTGCTCCTGCTCAGGGTTCTTGAGACCTTGGAATTCTCTAAGTCTCTGTAGACTTTTACtacaattttcaaactggaggcCAGTCCTGCCACATGTGTGTATATGCTTAAGGCCAAGGGAACATATTGGATAGCTCTGCTGTGCAAAAGAAACTGGATTGCTACGGACATGCCTGGGAGGTTCCAGGAAACTCCCAGTAAGGCAGGCAATAGAACTGCTCTATGGATCGCACAAGCCTGAGATCTGCTTTACAGGCCTTCTCAGATATGGGCAAGGTAGTCAGAATTCCCTACTATAATTACCCAATTATCTAcaaaattccaacaccacatccatcACTAGTATACTCCCTAGTATACCCACTAGTATACCTCCCTCCACCCTttcaactatctctccagcaaacTCAGTTTTGAGgatcagttttctttcttgtgtTGCCGTTAGCCCTTTGTTGATATCtcactgtgtatctttaagtcctgCCTAAGTGAGAGATTGATCTGTTTTTATCCCTTCTGACAATCAGTGTACagatacattaatttaaaaaggaaagggaccagagagatagtataggaattaaggcacttgtgtTGCATGTAATCTACCCAAGTTCGATCCACAGTCCTGCATGTGgtaccctgagaactgccaggagtagccccagaactCCACTGGATATGATCAAATCTGTTACCTCAAATCAACCAATGCCcctaaaatgaagaaaagtataGAGAAgtatctatttaaagaaaaagataaatcctACTTTACTTTAACATAGTCTATACCAAATTTTCTACAAAAAGCAGTAATTTTAGTAAAAGCAAGGACATGGTTGTTTCCATTTAAAAGCCTTTTAATGATATAATGTCTTTGTTTATGAATGGAACTGGGCTTGATCGTATTGATTTTACTTACATGTGTAATTTGCATCATCACAAGAGAAAGTCTAAGGAGAGACTACTGCTTGCTTAACAGAGACAAGAGATTTGTCATTttttgttgggaaaactggtacTTCACACCTCAAGTGCCCCAGAAGAGGTTAGCTGCAGAGGTCAGAAGCACAAGCACAACCAAGCTAATCTGCTGATTTACATCTCTATGGTATTCTCACCTAGACATGAACTCTTCCAGTGTTTGCCAGTGATGTACACTCTTTCTTCCAAACCATCCTGATAGTCCCTTTAGGTGGAAACACGTCCTAAAAGATTCCAAGTCACGTCTTCAGCAGCCCTGATGCTGGCATAAATTGACTCTCTCAGTTGTTCTGCTTTAGGG from the Suncus etruscus isolate mSunEtr1 chromosome 10, mSunEtr1.pri.cur, whole genome shotgun sequence genome contains:
- the TRIL gene encoding TLR4 interactor with leucine rich repeats — encoded protein: MEAARAARFWLVVCSCLSLAPRAEPLCPERCDCQHPQHLLCTNRGLRAVPKTSSLPTPLDVLTYSLGGNFITNVSAFDFHRLGQLRRLDLQYNQIRWLHPKTFEKLSRLEELYLGNNLLQALAPGTLAPLRKLRVLYANGNEIGRLSRGSFEGLESLVKLRLDGNALGALPDAVFSPLGNLLYLHLEANRIRFLGKNAFAQLGKLRFLNLSNNELQPSLRHAATFAPLRALSALILSTNSLQHLGPRVFQHLPRLGLLSLQGNRLTHLAPEAFWGLGTLRELRLEGNRLSQLPATLLEPLQSLEALDLSANELTALHPTTFGRLGRLRELSLRDNALSVLSGDIFAASPALSRLDLDGNGWTCDCRLRGLKRWMGDWHAQGRLLTVFVQCRHPPALRGKYLDYLEDRQLQNGSCAQQPAGSASPTAEALDASSAQETQRPARGPPETERPARGPPEQLPRLPQAHQRGPLLPGVVRDGNARELTSNRSAPRLSRRGPGLQQPGPSASEAAAPAPPPVDRLKHPRPGRPTPAGAARGERAPTLEAAAGSEPPRASSQPWSRAAAQQQQLQEESGAQPDGAGRLPPVVSDPCDFNKFILCNLSVEAVGSDSALVRWAVREHRSPRPQGGARFRLLFDRFGQQPKFHRFVYLPERSDSATLRELRGDTPYLVCVEGVLGGRVCPVAPRDHCAGLVTWPEPGRQGHVDYQLLTLALLALNALLVLLALAAWASRWLRRKLRARRKGAAPVHVRHMYSTRRPLRSMGTGVSADFSGFQSHRARTTVCALSEADLIEFPCDRFMDSAGAGAGGSLRRDEHLLQRFAD